The genomic interval AAGAATGCTTGCCTATTTATTTACATCTAAAAATATTCAGTCTTATGTCAAAATCTATCACCACCCTCGCCAATTTACTGCATAAATTTAATAGCCAGACTATCAGTCGTAGTCTTGAGTATGTCAGTAAAATTGACCTAGGCAGCCTTCAGCGAACCGAAACGGCTCAAACCACTCAATTACAAGCCGATATTAAAGGCACAAAAAAATACCACACCCAAATTGCCTATCACAAAGCCAGTCAGCGTATCACCCAAAGTGATTGTACCTGCCCTGTCGGCAGTTTTTGTAAGCATCGGGCAGCTTTGGCACGGCTTTTTCGAGACCAAGAAGACGAAAAAAACGACCCAATGAATAAGTTTTTGGTTCAGAATCAAGAATTTATGCAAGAGTTAATGCAAAAGATTGCTCAGTTTAATAATCCAATAGAGTATCAAGATATCACCGATACATTAGCCAAACGTTTAAATGCATCGCCTATTATTAATTTTAGAACCTGTTCACGATTAAAAAATATGCTAGGATAAGCCACATAATCGATTAATAACCGAATCAATCACCATGAGAAAATCCTATCCAAGCGACATTAGCAAAGAACAATTCGAGCACATACTACCTATTTTAGAAAGTGCAAGGAAGAAGACCAAACCAAGAACGGTTGACCTTTATGACGTATTTTGTGGCTTGCTATATATACTAAGAACAGGTTGCCAATGGCGACAGCTGCCCCATGACTTTCCCAAATGGCGCACCGTCCACTCGTACTTTCAGAAATGGAGTGAGCTTGACGAAGAAGGCAACAGCCTGCTTCATCAAGCCTTAAAAAAAATTAGTCAAAAAAGCGCGAAAGAAGGACAAACGTAAGGGCAAAACCAGTTTTATCATTATCGATGCTCAAAGCGTAAAAAATACCGACACGGCTAAACACAAAGGCTATGATGCAGGAAAGAAAGTATCAGGGATTAAGCGCCATATTGCGGTAGATAGCCAAGGTTTGCCGCATGCTATCTGTATTACTACTGCCAATATCACCGACCGTGAGGGTGCTAAAACGTTACTTCGTCAACATGCTAAACGATTAAGCCGCGTCAAAAATGTGATGGTTGATGGCGGTTATCGAGGTGAGGCATTTGCTAATAGTGTAAAGACCCTTTTAGGCGAAACCGTTACCACAGAAGTCGCCAAAAGAGATGAACTGCATACGTTTAAAGTCATACCAAAGCGATGGGTTGTAGAGCGTTCGTTTGCTTGGCTTGAGAAAAATAGACGTCTATGGAAAAACTGTGAGCGTCTTTTAAATTCGAGCCTTCAATTTACCAATCTCGCTTTCATCGTTTTATTGTTGAAAAGATTGTGAACAGGTTCTAACAAATTAGCGGATAGTTTCAATCTCATCACCTACTTCATTGCCGATGATGATGTTGACGCCGAACAAGTACAGCAATATCGAGAAGCCACAAAAACTGAATTTCTCATTGCTCTAAATACTACTGGTAAGCGTCACGACTGCTTAAAAATTGCAGACAACATTATTTATTGTGGCTCAGATGAAATAGAGTTGGCAATTTATGGCCTATCTTTTATGAATGCATATGGTAATTTTATCGGTATAGACTGGTATGACGTGAAAACGGCACTTTCATATGGAACAAGTATTCAATTTCTACATAGTTCTGCAACTGGTGATGATTATATAGCGGTTGCTTGCAAACAACTGTTAAAAAAATTTAAGGCTTACACTTCTAACTATACGTTAAAAGCTGTATTGGTTAACACTTTTACAGATAGTGGTTTCAATTTTGACCAACAAGAATTTATTAATAATCAAGTGCAAGAAAATATTGATGTCGATGAGGTTGATATTTTTTATCAAGTTAATTTTTTTGAGGAATTTGATTCTTGGAAACAGGGTGAGCAGGGTTGTTGTATTTGTATGTTGTTAATTTATTCTCATGAAGAAAATGATATTGAACCAGTTACTATAGAACAGAATATACCAAAGAAAACACCTGACACAACGCAAATAGCGGGTAATTCAATTCGTGAATATCTTAAACGACAACAGCAAAGGAATAAAAATGGATAATACAACCAAGTTAACCCATTTTGCTGAACACCTTAAACAAGCTGACGGCTTACTCATCACAGCTGGTGCAGGGATGGGCGTGGATTCTGGCTTGCCAGACTTTCGAGGTGACCAAGGATTTTGGAAAGCCTATCCACCGCTCAAGCATCTGGGCAAAAGCTTTGTCGATATGGCGACGCCAGAACTCTTCTACACCGATCCAAAATTGGCGTGGGGGTTTTACGGTTTGAGGCTCAATGCATATCGAGCGGTAGAACCGCATCAAGGTTTTCCTCTACTTAAAAAATGGTCAGAAACATTACTCAATCTTAAAAACGGCTCATTTGTGTTTACCAGTAACGTGGATGGTGAATTTCAAAAAGTGGGATTTAAAGACGATAATGTCTTTGAATGTCATGGCTCTATTCATTGGTTACAGTGCCTAGAAAATTGCACGCAAGCTATTTGGTCAGCGGACGATTTCAAGCCCGTAGTCGATAAGGAATATTGTCAGCTAATCAATGATTTTCCAACCTGTCCCCACTGTGGTGGCATGGCTCGTCCTAATATTTTGATGTTTGGCGATTGGCATTGGCAATCGCAGATGCAAGATGAAAAAGAGCAGAAGTTAATGGCTTGGCTGAAGCAAGTTAACAATCTAGCCATTATTGAGTTAGGGGCGGGGACGGCTGTACCAAGTGTGCGTAATTTTGGTGAGCGATTAATTGGTTATCCAATTAATGAATCGGTAAATTTATTGCGTATTAATCTGCGAGAACCGCAAGTACCTGATAAGGCTAACTGCTTTGGTGTGGATTTGGGGACGTTAGATGCTTTAAATAGCTTAAAAGAAATAAGAGCTAAAAACTGAACTTTTTAAAGCTATATTAAGTGATTTTACAGAAAAATGTTTAATAAAATTTTATACTTACTAAGGAAATTATAATGTCAGATAAGCAAATCCCTAAGGTTATAATACTCCCCAAAAACTAGACCAAAAAATCGTGGTAAATAAGATAGAATAGCCCTTAAGAAAAGAGGTCTATCTAATGACAAAAGTTCGTAAACGTCACAATGCTGAATTTAAAAGCAAAGTTGCTGTTGAAGCAATTAAAGAGCACAAGACAATCAATGAACTGACCGCAGAATATGGTATTCATGCAACCCAAATCAGCAACTGGAAAAAGCAAGCCTTGGCTGTCATACCCAGTGCCTTTAATACCAAACAGCAAGACAACGAACAAGCCCAGCAAGCCATTATCGATGAGCTTCATCGACAATTAGGGCAAGTCATTAGTGAACGAGACTGGCTTAAAAAAAAGTCCTCACAGCTACCTTGAATGCTCGTAAACAACTGCTAGAGCCTGACAATAAGGATTTCAGTACTCGTAAGCAATGTGAACTACTTGGTATTAACCGCTCAAGCCTGTATTATCAGCCAAAGCCCATCAGTAAGCTTGATATCACTCTGATGAACCTACTTGACGAGCAATATACCAAAACCCCATTTTACGGGGTAAAGCGTATGACTGCTCACCTTAAGCAATTGGGTCATCCAGTGGGGCAAAAGCGAGTCAGGCGACTATTAAGACAAATGGGATTAGATGCCATCTATCAGCATCCTAACACGAGTAAGCCAAATCCTGAGCATCGAGTTTATCCCTATTTGCTTAGGAATGTACCCATTACCCGCTGTAATCAAGTGTGGAGTACCGATATCACTTACATTCGCCTGTCTAAGGGCTTTGTGTATTTGATGGCGGTGATTGATTGGTATAGCCGTTATGTTTTAGACTGGTCGCTATCTACCACGCTTGAGGCAGATTTCTGCATTGATACGGTGGGTAAATTACTGCACAATGGGTTACGCTGTGAGATTTTTAATACAAATCAAGGCTCGCAGTTTACCAGCCCAAGATTTACCACGCCGCTGATTGATTCGGGCATTGCTGTAAGCATGGACGGTCGTGGCAGGGCGTTGGATAATATCTTTGTAGAACGGCTTTGGCGGTCAGTAAAGTACGAATGCGTGTATTTACGGCAGTTTGATACCGTTAGCCAAGCTAGAGCTGGTTTGAAAGAATATTTCGAGTTTTACAATTATGAGCGGTTGCATCAGTCGCTTGATTACCATACCCCTGCACAGGTTTATTTAAACAATAGTTCGGATAATCCTGTGCTTTATCAACCCAATTCTATCTTAATTTTATGATTATTTGGTCTAGACATTGGGGAGTACCTTAAATGTTTCATCCTAAAAAGCTAAGATCATTGAAATAGTTTTCGCAACTTCTTTCTGATAAACACCTTTTGTGATCCTATATGAATAGTGAGGTATATCATTCTCAATAATATTGGGTTGTCCATTCGCAAATAATGCTTTAAATAATTTATTGAAACCTTCGTAAGCTCTAGGATATTTAGGGCAAGTTGCTATGAGAATCTGCGGTTGAGCCTCATTTATAATATTTTTAGCTAAAAAAGGGATATCCTTTTGAATTTCTTTAACATCTAAAATATATGACATTAAGTGTAAAGTCATATCAGCAAAAGGATGTAGATTAAGATTGATGTTGGCTAATTTGTATGTGTGAGTAGAAATATTAATACTTATCGAATGTTTAAATGCGAACAAAGTAATAAGGTAAGCGGCATTATTAATGCTGATAGCTGATGGCTCAATTAAATGTATATTAAGATGAATGTTATGTTTCTTCTGCTTAGCTATAAAATCCAATAATGCAATGGTAGCTATACCTTGTCCACATCCATAGTCAACAATATTATATACGTTATAATCATCAGACGTATCAATAAAAAAATTATCATTTAAAACTTTTGTAAAAGTTAAATAGTGTTGCAATCCATAGGCTGCATTATAAAAGCTCGTTTCCTTCTCAGACTCTAATGGGAGAGTGGCTCGATTGGTCCGATTAGCAAACTCCTCATATTTCAGATTGGATAAGCTTTCTGAATAGTGCTTAGCAAATGTATTATAGAAGCCTAAAAATCCCTCTGTTGAAATTGCAGCACTCGCAACATTAAGCAAATCAACGTCAGTTGAATCCCTTGGCTTAAAGCCTAATTCTTCAAGTAAAGAAGTTAAATACAAATCCATCATAATTATTTCAATAAATCTCTAATAATTTTACTTAGAATCGCAATGTCTACAATTCATATTTGCCAATTCCATAATATTTCATCAAGTTTTCTAAAATTTTTAATTTCAAAGAAATGGATATATCCATTTTAGGATGTAATTTTGCACTTAAAGCTATTAAAAAATCTTGAGCACTATCAAGGTGAGGTGTGTCAAGTTTCAGTGTCCCTATATACTCTTTAGAATCTATTCCACTTTCAAGTGCAAAATTTTTAGCTTGCTCATTCCCTTGTCGGGCACCATCTAACTCTTGCAATATAAAATTGTAAGCGTCTATTCTTCTTGTTAGATAATCACGAATCAATATTTGAGAAAATCTAAGGGCAGCATAGTCAATCCCATCTTCCTGTATTCTTTTCAAAAGCTCTGGGTCATTGCAAGGTTTTTTGTTAAAAATATTAAACATTTTTCACCTGATTAGATATTAAGGTCAATTTAATTTAAAATAAAAATATAGATACTTGAAAATGCAACGTTCAATAATGGCTAGCTGATTAAAGGCATTAAATTTAATGCAATTCACAACTTTCTTGTAGGTTGCGTGTGCGATAAGTCTGTGTTTCATTGATTGCTAACTTAAAAATTAGCAATCACATTACTGAAACGTCCTGGTTTTATCGGAGAAAGATTGTCTTGAGTCAGGCAGCCTGCCGATAAAAGTCTTGGAATGGATCATCACATAATTCCAAATAAATTTTGTATCCTGGAAGATACTGATTATACTAGCGAAGCTAGTTTCGATAAAGATTACTAATTTATGTCTATAAAGAAAGTAGAACAGGAAACAGCAGTATTAGATAAATTTAAAGATTTTTTGATTCATCATGACAATACTTTTGGACTAATTTCTCAGCCAGATCCCTGTGGAGACGTCGACAAACAAAGCAGTGGATAAAAAAGCTTTCATAGCTACCTCATTATTAAATATTTAAGTAGAAATCGTTCTAAACGTTAAATTAATGCGATTAGATTTAACTTTTTTCTGTTTGGGCACACTATGCTGCCAATGATGCTGCAACGCTCCTGCCATTACTAAAACACTGCCATGATGCAAGGGCAGCTCAATTTTTGTGTCATGATCCTCTATTAGCCTGAGTAAGAAACGTCGAGACTCCCCAAAATTTATCGAAGCGATCAACGGGTTTACCCCCAACTCCTTTTCAGCATCCGTGTGCCAGCTAATATAATCTTCACCTGAGCGGTACCAATTTAATAGCACACTATTAAATTGGCGTTTACAGATAGGCGCTAGTTGAGAACGTAACCAATTAAGCTCTTCTGTCCATGGCTTGGGCTGCAACGTAATGCCTGAATAGGTATAGGGTCGATCACTATCGCCATACCAAGCTGAGACTCTTGGCAACTTATGTGTTTTGCCATACATACTAATGCTGTCCTGGTGCCAAGCTATATTGGTGAACGGCCTATCATTAATCGCCTCATCATGCTGCCAGTCATATTCTTTAGCATTGATACCATCACAAGCCAAAAAGTAATCAATGAACTTATCACTGGTGTCTTGATCAAAAAAGCAAGGCGCATAATACAATCTACCAAACGGTACATGAATGACAATGCCTTTACCATCTTCATGCAGATGTGCATCAAAGGCAGTGTCTTGGAATTTGCCGTTAGTAATCAAGTCTGTTGGGCCATTAATGGGTTCGAGCGAAGAAAATAAGTCCATTGCCTGTCCTTAAGCCACCAAATCTAAACTAATAGAGTTATCAACTTCTACTAAAAATCCGATGGCATCCGCGATATGGGAACCAAAACTTTTTTGGCAAATATTATAGCGATGGTGCGGTAGGTAGTACTCTTTAATGGGTGTTTTTTTAGCAGTTAATTGAATTGATAGTAAATTAAAACCTCGTTTGCCTTCTGTCTTATTTATATCAGTGGCTACAATAAAATTCTTACCAGGAAAATCTTTGATTTGGTCAGTGATGGTTAATATTTCTTCCTGGACACTCTTAATATCTAAGACATATGACATTAAATGAATCGTATCGTAATTATTAGAAAACTCAGGCAATGTGACTTCAGAAAAAAAGCAGTTTTGGGTGGTTAAACTGATTTTAAAGCCAAGTTGTTTTGATCGAGCAGTAATCTTATAAACTGCAATTTCCAAAGCAATGCTTGATTGTTCAATTAAATGAATATTCAATTTGGTTGATTTAGGATTACAAGACTTAGCAATAAAATCTAACGTTGCTAGAGTAGCTGTACCTTGTCCACAGCCATAATCGATAAGATTTATTACAGTCTCTTCTTCACTAAAGATAAGGTGATCTTTTAAAACTCGACTAAAGGTCAAATAGTGGCCTTTGTCATATGCCAAACTAAAGAATAACGCATCATTTACG from Moraxella osloensis carries:
- a CDS encoding alpha-ketoglutarate-dependent dioxygenase AlkB family protein — protein: MDLFSSLEPINGPTDLITNGKFQDTAFDAHLHEDGKGIVIHVPFGRLYYAPCFFDQDTSDKFIDYFLACDGINAKEYDWQHDEAINDRPFTNIAWHQDSISMYGKTHKLPRVSAWYGDSDRPYTYSGITLQPKPWTEELNWLRSQLAPICKRQFNSVLLNWYRSGEDYISWHTDAEKELGVNPLIASINFGESRRFLLRLIEDHDTKIELPLHHGSVLVMAGALQHHWQHSVPKQKKVKSNRINLTFRTIST
- a CDS encoding SWIM zinc finger family protein, which encodes MSKSITTLANLLHKFNSQTISRSLEYVSKIDLGSLQRTETAQTTQLQADIKGTKKYHTQIAYHKASQRITQSDCTCPVGSFCKHRAALARLFRDQEDEKNDPMNKFLVQNQEFMQELMQKIAQFNNPIEYQDITDTLAKRLNASPIINFRTCSRLKNMLG
- a CDS encoding SIR2 family NAD-dependent protein deacylase, translating into MDNTTKLTHFAEHLKQADGLLITAGAGMGVDSGLPDFRGDQGFWKAYPPLKHLGKSFVDMATPELFYTDPKLAWGFYGLRLNAYRAVEPHQGFPLLKKWSETLLNLKNGSFVFTSNVDGEFQKVGFKDDNVFECHGSIHWLQCLENCTQAIWSADDFKPVVDKEYCQLINDFPTCPHCGGMARPNILMFGDWHWQSQMQDEKEQKLMAWLKQVNNLAIIELGAGTAVPSVRNFGERLIGYPINESVNLLRINLREPQVPDKANCFGVDLGTLDALNSLKEIRAKN
- a CDS encoding IS5 family transposase (programmed frameshift) yields the protein MRKSYPSDISKEQFEHILPILESARKKTKPRTVDLYDVFCGLLYILRTGCQWRQLPHDFPKWRTVHSYFQKWSELDEEGNSLLHQALKKLVKKARKKDKRKGKTSFIIIDAQSVKNTDTAKHKGYDAGKKVSGIKRHIAVDSQGLPHAICITTANITDREGAKTLLRQHAKRLSRVKNVMVDGGYRGEAFANSVKTLLGETVTTEVAKRDELHTFKVIPKRWVVERSFAWLEKNRRLWKNCERLLNSSLQFTNLAFIVLLLKRL
- a CDS encoding IS3 family transposase (programmed frameshift) encodes the protein MTKVRKRHNAEFKSKVAVEAIKEHKTINELTAEYGIHATQISNWKKQALAVIPSAFNTKQQDNEQAQQAIIDELHRQLGQVISERDWLKKKFLTATLNARKQLLEPDNKDFSTRKQCELLGINRSSLYYQPKPISKLDITLMNLLDEQYTKTPFYGVKRMTAHLKQLGHPVGQKRVRRLLRQMGLDAIYQHPNTSKPNPEHRVYPYLLRNVPITRCNQVWSTDITYIRLSKGFVYLMAVIDWYSRYVLDWSLSTTLEADFCIDTVGKLLHNGLRCEIFNTNQGSQFTSPRFTTPLIDSGIAVSMDGRGRALDNIFVERLWRSVKYECVYLRQFDTVSQARAGLKEYFEFYNYERLHQSLDYHTPAQVYLNNSSDNPVLYQPNSILIL